TCACTCATAAAGATAACTGATCCTTTGAGTATGCAAACTAGGATTAGCTCTTCCTTGTCGGCATAGTATTCATTTAGGGTCCTTGCCAAAGATTTTATCTTCTTATTCAAGCTTTCTTCATCAATCAAAACTTTTTCTATAAGTTCATTGCTATCAATTTTCATCATAAACCTCAATTTTAAGTATTTTTTTGCTTCTTTCTGTAACCTTGAAAGAATCACTTATCCTAAGACCTGCTAGCCAGATTATTTGATCATCTGATAGGATAATAGGGATCTGATCTCGTTTTTTCCTATCTATTTTTTGATCTATAAAAAAATCTTTGACCTTTTTTTCACTAGTTCTAGATAAAGGCACAAAATGATCCCCGGGTCTCCTTGTCCTGACCCTTAGGGGGAATTTTAATAAATCATAATCAAAATATCCTGTATTCTTATCTTTTTTATAGGTCCTACTATCAATTATACTTGATTTTATCATTATTCCATCAAAATTGATAGTAGAGTCTTCACCTAGTTCGTAGACTTTTTCTATTTTTTTCTCATCACTTGCCAGTTCTAATATATAGTAATCATAAGATTTTCTTAATACCAAGTCATCTTTTACTATAAACTTGCCATTATCCAAATCTTTTATAGATAAAAAAGTATCTATGTTTTCTTTAGAGAAATTTTTTATATGACCTTTTATATCGTAGATGGCCCTTCTTATGATCCTTTTTGCCAAAGCATCATCTATATTGTCAAAATCTTCTTTTATTAGGTAAACTTTATTTTTCTTTATTTTTGCAAGCTTTTTATAAGTCTCTTCTACATTTTTATCTAGGATCGATAAGTCATCTTTTGCTATTAGGGAAAGACTTACAAGGCTATCTATAAAATTTGGATTTATTTTTTCGATTTGCGGGATTATATCCAGCCTTATTTTATTTCTAGTATAGTCGGTTTCAAAATTTGTTTTATCAAGAGCATAGGGGATTTTTTCTCCCTCTAGGTAGTCAATTATTTGGGATTTTTTTATATCAAGAATTGGCCTAATTATATTATTATTTTTATAATCCATAGCCCTAAGACCATCTAGGCCTGTCCCTCTTATGATCCTCATGAGGACTGTTTCTGCCTGGTCGTCCTTGTTGTGGGCAACTCCTATTTTGGGATTTTTATAATCCTTGGCAAGGCTTGCAAAAAAATCATACCTTAATTTTCTACCTGCATCTTCTGATGAGATTTTTAATTTTTTGGCATAATCATCCATAGATTTTCTTTCTATAAAATAAGGAAGCCCCAATTTTTTTGCAGTTTCTATAACTAGGTTCTCGTCATTTATAGCTTCTTTTCTGTGGAGATGATTAAGATGGGCCAAAACTATATCAAAGCCCATCTCTTCTTTAAATTTATTTAGGATGTAGATTAAAAACTGACTATCAGGACCCCCGCTAGCTCCAATGATAATAGTATCTCCTCTAGCTATAAGGTCCTGGACTTTTATAGTTTTAAATATCCTATCTTCAATTGTTTTCATTTGTCTTTACTTCTTGGTTTTGGTCTTGATTTACAGGTGCTTGTTCATTTGTTTCTGTGCCTTGACTGTCTGTGTTTTGATTTTGGTCATTTGTTTGGTTTTCCGCAGGGTTTGCCTGGTTGCCATCAGGAGGTTTTACCACTTGGTTTTCTTCTTGGCCTTTTTTGACCATACCAAGTTTTTCTTTGGCCATTTTTTCCTTAAACTCATCAGTGTTTCTCATCTCGTAGTCTTCTTTGAGCTCTTCGATTTCTTTTGTGACTTCCTCAAGCTTTTTCCTGCCAGATACTATATCCTTATCTATCTGCGCCCTATCCCTATCCATCATAGAATTTAGGATAAGAAAGCCAATTATTGCCAGGACTAAGACAAAAAAGGCTCCTAGTAAAAATCTTTTATTTTTTGCACCCCTATTTCTTAGATAGGAGTCTCTCCTAGCCTGTCTGTTGTTTCTAGCCATCTATAACCTCATACATTGCATCAGCATCATTTTTTTTGGCCCCGTCAATAAGGTCTGTAACTCTGACCTTGAGGGTTGATCTGCCAAAGCTTACTTCTATGATATCACCAGGACTTACAATACTACCTGCCTTGGCGA
This window of the Anaerococcus mediterraneensis genome carries:
- the tilS gene encoding tRNA lysidine(34) synthetase TilS; its protein translation is MKTIEDRIFKTIKVQDLIARGDTIIIGASGGPDSQFLIYILNKFKEEMGFDIVLAHLNHLHRKEAINDENLVIETAKKLGLPYFIERKSMDDYAKKLKISSEDAGRKLRYDFFASLAKDYKNPKIGVAHNKDDQAETVLMRIIRGTGLDGLRAMDYKNNNIIRPILDIKKSQIIDYLEGEKIPYALDKTNFETDYTRNKIRLDIIPQIEKINPNFIDSLVSLSLIAKDDLSILDKNVEETYKKLAKIKKNKVYLIKEDFDNIDDALAKRIIRRAIYDIKGHIKNFSKENIDTFLSIKDLDNGKFIVKDDLVLRKSYDYYILELASDEKKIEKVYELGEDSTINFDGIMIKSSIIDSRTYKKDKNTGYFDYDLLKFPLRVRTRRPGDHFVPLSRTSEKKVKDFFIDQKIDRKKRDQIPIILSDDQIIWLAGLRISDSFKVTERSKKILKIEVYDEN
- a CDS encoding septum formation initiator family protein, whose amino-acid sequence is MARNNRQARRDSYLRNRGAKNKRFLLGAFFVLVLAIIGFLILNSMMDRDRAQIDKDIVSGRKKLEEVTKEIEELKEDYEMRNTDEFKEKMAKEKLGMVKKGQEENQVVKPPDGNQANPAENQTNDQNQNTDSQGTETNEQAPVNQDQNQEVKTNENN
- a CDS encoding RNA-binding S4 domain-containing protein, translating into MRVDKFLKNSRIIKRRQVAKEACENERVKINDKIAKAGSIVSPGDIIEVSFGRSTLKVRVTDLIDGAKKNDADAMYEVIDG